The Pirellulimonas nuda genome includes a region encoding these proteins:
- a CDS encoding carboxypeptidase-like regulatory domain-containing protein — protein MTHLSDWKQATARLSIVILALWACVRCGESGRASLRGEVTFNGDPLPSGAIVLRPLGDGQTAGADIVDGRFSIGRVPGLAPGEYRVEIKAMRDTAQTFTDPESGVTEAEVEQYLPKRYNSRTELAIDIKEGEDNEHTFELQE, from the coding sequence TTGACGCATCTTTCTGATTGGAAACAGGCGACCGCGCGGCTATCGATCGTCATTCTCGCGCTCTGGGCGTGCGTACGTTGCGGCGAGAGCGGACGGGCGTCCCTGCGCGGCGAGGTCACCTTTAATGGCGATCCGTTGCCCAGTGGCGCCATCGTCCTACGCCCCCTCGGCGACGGCCAAACAGCCGGCGCCGATATCGTCGATGGGCGGTTTAGCATCGGACGGGTTCCGGGCCTGGCGCCGGGCGAGTACCGCGTGGAGATCAAGGCGATGCGGGATACAGCTCAGACTTTCACCGATCCGGAGAGCGGAGTAACGGAGGCAGAAGTCGAGCAATACTTGCCCAAACGATACAATTCAAGGACGGAATTAGCGATCGACATTAAGGAGGGGGAGGACAACGAACACACGTTTGAGTTGCAGGAGTAG
- a CDS encoding DUF1559 family PulG-like putative transporter, producing the protein MGVYWAAVPAGFNRRRIHDHKQAITEKMMDHDPKRLSQTRVSKADIHQAGFTLVELLVVIAIIGILVALLLPAVQAAREAARRSQCTNNLKQLGIALHNYESSNKRLPPGNLGYDAKATTLTRLVDHPTEVATAFVPFILPYLEESALFAQYDFKQSTQDQYAVANSPVGQKLAAFQCPSDESQNASACVAGAGIDWKGNYGINWGAWRQICQIPQAPSTDAPHPDCNVGPPNPLASATLRVAPFHLSFGARLAQVTDGTSKTLAMMEMNQPPGDTECDRRARIWCEKGGCGNITTFLSPNSSAPDEGNCREYEHAPCNRLGANNQASNTQSYTSSRSRHPGGVMALLCDASVQFVADDIDLPVWQALSTMNRGEVVDASF; encoded by the coding sequence TTGGGGGTCTACTGGGCCGCCGTACCTGCGGGTTTTAATCGCCGTCGTATTCATGACCACAAGCAGGCAATCACCGAGAAAATGATGGATCACGATCCGAAACGCTTGAGCCAGACGCGCGTCAGTAAAGCAGATATTCATCAAGCGGGCTTCACCTTAGTAGAACTGCTGGTGGTTATCGCCATCATCGGCATCCTGGTCGCGCTCCTGCTGCCGGCCGTGCAGGCAGCCCGTGAAGCGGCGCGGCGATCTCAGTGCACGAATAACCTCAAGCAGCTTGGGATCGCACTTCACAACTACGAGTCGTCAAACAAGCGGCTCCCCCCGGGCAACCTTGGTTACGACGCGAAAGCGACAACGCTCACGCGCTTGGTCGACCACCCGACCGAGGTGGCGACGGCGTTCGTGCCTTTCATCCTGCCTTACCTGGAGGAGTCGGCGCTGTTCGCTCAGTACGACTTCAAGCAAAGCACGCAAGATCAATACGCGGTTGCGAACAGCCCCGTCGGGCAGAAGCTCGCCGCGTTTCAGTGCCCGAGCGACGAGTCGCAGAACGCTTCGGCGTGTGTTGCCGGCGCCGGAATCGATTGGAAGGGCAATTACGGCATCAACTGGGGAGCATGGCGGCAGATCTGCCAGATCCCGCAGGCGCCGAGCACCGATGCGCCGCACCCCGACTGCAACGTCGGGCCGCCCAACCCATTGGCTTCCGCAACGCTGCGCGTCGCGCCGTTCCACCTAAGCTTCGGGGCGCGGCTCGCTCAGGTTACTGACGGAACCTCGAAGACGCTCGCCATGATGGAGATGAATCAGCCCCCGGGCGACACGGAGTGTGACCGACGCGCCCGTATCTGGTGCGAGAAGGGGGGCTGCGGCAACATAACCACCTTCCTGTCCCCCAACAGCAGCGCGCCAGACGAAGGGAACTGTCGAGAGTACGAACACGCGCCCTGCAACCGTCTAGGCGCGAACAATCAAGCGAGCAACACGCAGTCGTACACCAGCAGTCGTAGCAGACATCCCGGCGGTGTGATGGCCTTGCTGTGCGACGCCTCGGTACAGTTTGTGGCTGACGATATCGACCTACCCGTCTGGCAAGCGCTGAGCACCATGAATCGTGGAGAAGTGGTTGACGCATCTTTCTGA
- a CDS encoding LamG domain-containing protein: MRNWKLRAVASAALLLSAYSGVHAAEVLRLSFENAGNLAQDTSGNNRTGAIADAGFFGVLASSANVRPGSAGASSALFEPIDFENGKFIQFPTAAFPNFTPSDNFTVRLWVNPNQAFIDDPMGSRGIVSGVSEGAFANSDWQIENGSTVASVTAFGSFDLVDGGDLAADTWQEIILSYHAVPQTVLAYVDGQLTGVGGFPVSMESFIVGANRNLVRVYSGLMDDLVVSDTSFILDGNGMERALGDLDFDGDIDPADWQLFRSGQGADLSMLTTTAAYQMGDVNFDGVTDINDFVDFKSLYIDANGAAAFAALPTFGAVPEPSAGLLACCGFVLMAAVRAAGRVRSWTPRVVLVAGCVVALAACVLSGAPASAQVIVFDFGATSNFPIADQSPLDPLMNTQGGVTMTLQGFTTNAPGSYGSNATGIGIFSANDAGNTNTMRRMDTAVDGETFRFSFDTDINLSSLRVGSLQSENEGFRLSYVSGGVDPFGGGNFTYITSDMGASEGPEDDIPLGDIAVAAGTVLEFSSLENVVNDNGGLLWNDLRVFIGARPRPLTLQVFSNGELRLVGGTIGGATPPPGIEIDAIQIVSADAGADGGSLNPAGFTGLAGDPGFPGGNGSGNGWEPGLANSATFIAESFLLGSSVVLDGAEISLGSGFVPGGEQDLTFLYRQVGQTEIQTGIVRYLASEGLSGDFNDDGVVDAADYTVWRDNLGGNEAVLNGNGDGSGTVDPGDYTTWKNGFGNPAVGGASPGSAVPEPAAAVSLFVVLGGLLGRRTCGF, encoded by the coding sequence ATGCGTAACTGGAAGCTTCGGGCCGTGGCATCGGCTGCACTGCTACTCAGCGCGTACAGCGGCGTCCATGCCGCAGAAGTGCTCAGGCTGAGTTTCGAGAACGCCGGAAACCTCGCACAAGACACGAGTGGCAACAACCGGACCGGCGCCATCGCGGACGCCGGGTTCTTCGGGGTTCTCGCTTCTTCCGCGAATGTACGGCCCGGCTCCGCGGGCGCTTCCTCGGCGTTGTTCGAGCCGATCGACTTCGAGAACGGGAAGTTCATCCAGTTCCCAACGGCAGCGTTTCCCAACTTTACTCCGAGCGACAACTTCACCGTCCGGCTTTGGGTCAATCCCAATCAAGCCTTCATCGACGACCCGATGGGCTCTAGGGGCATCGTGTCCGGGGTTTCCGAGGGCGCCTTTGCGAACTCCGATTGGCAGATTGAAAACGGCTCCACGGTCGCGAGTGTAACGGCGTTCGGCTCGTTCGACCTGGTAGACGGGGGGGATCTGGCGGCCGATACCTGGCAAGAAATCATCCTCTCCTACCACGCGGTTCCTCAAACCGTGCTCGCCTACGTCGATGGGCAGCTTACGGGCGTTGGCGGCTTCCCTGTGTCGATGGAGTCCTTCATCGTCGGCGCCAATCGCAATCTGGTGCGCGTGTACAGCGGGCTGATGGACGATCTGGTGGTGTCCGACACGTCGTTCATCCTCGACGGAAACGGCATGGAGAGGGCTCTTGGTGATCTAGATTTCGACGGAGACATTGATCCGGCCGACTGGCAACTCTTCCGTTCCGGGCAAGGAGCTGATTTGAGCATGTTGACAACGACCGCCGCCTACCAAATGGGCGATGTGAACTTCGACGGCGTGACAGACATCAACGACTTCGTCGATTTTAAGAGCCTCTACATCGACGCGAACGGCGCCGCGGCATTCGCGGCGTTGCCAACCTTCGGCGCCGTCCCCGAGCCATCCGCCGGGCTCTTGGCCTGCTGCGGGTTTGTTCTGATGGCCGCGGTGCGAGCGGCCGGACGCGTTCGGTCCTGGACGCCACGCGTCGTCCTTGTTGCTGGATGCGTCGTCGCACTAGCGGCGTGCGTCCTTTCGGGCGCTCCCGCCAGCGCACAAGTGATCGTCTTCGACTTCGGGGCCACCAGCAATTTCCCGATCGCCGATCAATCGCCGCTTGATCCCCTAATGAACACCCAAGGGGGCGTCACCATGACGCTCCAGGGATTTACTACAAACGCGCCCGGCTCGTACGGATCGAACGCGACAGGCATCGGGATTTTCTCTGCTAACGACGCCGGCAACACCAACACGATGCGTCGCATGGACACGGCAGTGGACGGGGAAACCTTCCGGTTTAGCTTCGATACCGACATCAACCTGTCGTCGCTCCGCGTGGGGTCCCTGCAGTCGGAAAATGAAGGTTTCCGGCTGTCGTACGTCTCCGGCGGCGTCGATCCATTCGGCGGCGGCAATTTCACCTACATCACCTCCGACATGGGCGCCTCCGAAGGCCCCGAAGACGACATCCCCCTGGGAGACATCGCGGTCGCCGCGGGTACGGTGCTCGAGTTTAGTTCGCTAGAGAACGTGGTGAACGACAATGGCGGGCTGCTGTGGAACGACCTGCGGGTCTTCATCGGCGCCCGGCCTAGACCGCTGACCCTGCAAGTGTTTAGCAATGGAGAACTAAGGCTGGTGGGGGGCACCATCGGCGGGGCGACCCCTCCGCCCGGCATCGAGATCGACGCCATTCAGATTGTCAGCGCGGACGCGGGTGCCGATGGCGGCTCGCTGAACCCCGCCGGGTTCACGGGCCTGGCGGGCGACCCCGGCTTCCCGGGCGGCAACGGGTCGGGCAACGGCTGGGAGCCGGGCTTGGCGAACTCGGCTACCTTCATCGCGGAATCGTTTCTGCTCGGAAGCTCCGTCGTCCTCGATGGAGCCGAAATCTCGTTGGGTTCCGGCTTCGTTCCGGGTGGCGAGCAGGACCTCACGTTCCTCTACCGGCAGGTAGGTCAAACCGAGATCCAGACCGGCATCGTGCGGTACCTAGCGTCGGAAGGCCTCAGCGGCGATTTCAACGACGACGGCGTCGTGGATGCGGCGGACTACACCGTGTGGCGCGACAACCTGGGCGGCAACGAGGCGGTGCTGAACGGCAACGGCGACGGCAGCGGCACGGTCGATCCGGGAGACTACACCACGTGGAAGAACGGCTTCGGCAACCCAGCCGTCGGCGGCGCCAGCCCGGGCAGCGCCGTGCCGGAGCCCGCCGCCGCGGTGTCTCTGTTCGTGGTCCTTGGGGGTCTACTGGGCCGCCGTACCTGCGGGTTTTAA
- a CDS encoding glycoside hydrolase family 28 protein has translation MWLKLILVGLSLVAGGFATAAPIRFDFGDGSVDVNTGVAANFVVPAVSLSPQSNAVDGVTLTLEGMTTTPPGGVYTPNSQGFGIETSGESGNGGQRSRIGATEDGETVHFSFDTDVFLISLRLGNVNGADEGVALAFLSGDDPFAGGSFTYTTADSGATEGPTYDIPLGSIFVTAGTLLEFRSLNDASGGVLWNDLVVSTEPVPEPATASLLLLAAIGACFPARRAAHQSQNR, from the coding sequence ATGTGGCTGAAGTTGATTCTCGTCGGCTTGTCTCTGGTGGCTGGTGGCTTCGCTACGGCGGCGCCCATTCGCTTCGATTTCGGCGATGGAAGCGTAGATGTCAACACTGGCGTGGCGGCCAATTTCGTCGTGCCCGCTGTCTCGTTGTCACCCCAATCGAACGCCGTCGATGGCGTCACCCTCACTCTAGAGGGCATGACGACCACCCCTCCAGGCGGAGTCTACACCCCCAACTCTCAGGGCTTTGGTATCGAAACCAGCGGGGAATCCGGCAATGGCGGGCAGCGGAGCCGAATCGGCGCCACGGAAGATGGAGAGACGGTTCACTTCAGTTTCGACACAGACGTGTTCCTCATCTCGCTGAGGCTTGGGAATGTGAACGGCGCCGACGAAGGTGTTGCGCTGGCCTTCCTGTCGGGCGATGACCCATTCGCGGGTGGCAGCTTCACTTACACGACTGCCGACTCTGGAGCCACCGAGGGACCAACCTACGACATCCCCTTAGGCAGCATTTTCGTGACCGCGGGCACGCTGCTGGAGTTTCGCTCATTGAATGACGCCTCAGGCGGTGTGTTGTGGAACGACCTTGTCGTGAGTACGGAGCCGGTGCCGGAGCCGGCCACTGCGTCGCTTCTCCTGCTTGCCGCCATCGGAGCGTGCTTCCCGGCCAGGAGAGCTGCGCACCAGAGCCAGAATCGGTAG
- a CDS encoding IS701 family transposase, translated as MDADEIRRLKPELTSYLHEFDACFSRRDTRAHLPTYVEGQLSELPAKSCEPMALAAGVAPRTLQEFLAQHRWDEDAVRRRLQEIVLRDHAGPHSIGLIDETSDVKKGDKTPGVQRQYCGCVGKQENGIVTVHLGYATGDFHALVDGELFLPESWSEDRQRCRAAGIPEDMVYRSKWKIALELCDRAAAHGVMFDWLTFDEGYGGKPLFLQGLDGRKQRFVAEVPTTFSCWTDRPRVTERPFRRGGRGRPRKVPRLVAAASAPQSVQDLAENWPELRDQAWTRYYVKDGEKGPLVWEAKHARIVMKNDDGLPGIELHLLVARNALNHDEVKYFISNAPSDTTIETLLLVAFSRWRVERCFRDQKQEIGLDQWEGRCYLGLKRHLILSCVSYLFLARCRERLRGKKSGGHGLPSPRRRRRAAAELAA; from the coding sequence ATGGACGCCGATGAGATCCGCCGTTTGAAGCCGGAATTGACGAGTTACTTGCACGAATTCGACGCCTGTTTCTCGCGTCGAGATACTCGTGCGCACTTGCCAACCTACGTCGAAGGCCAACTCTCCGAACTGCCCGCGAAGAGTTGCGAGCCGATGGCGCTGGCCGCCGGAGTGGCGCCGCGGACGCTGCAAGAGTTCCTGGCCCAGCACCGCTGGGACGAAGACGCCGTGCGCCGGCGACTCCAAGAGATCGTCCTCCGAGATCATGCGGGGCCGCACTCGATCGGCCTGATCGACGAAACGAGCGACGTCAAGAAGGGGGACAAGACGCCCGGCGTGCAGCGGCAGTACTGCGGCTGCGTCGGCAAGCAGGAGAACGGCATCGTCACGGTCCACTTGGGCTACGCGACCGGCGACTTCCACGCGCTGGTCGACGGCGAGCTGTTCTTGCCGGAGAGTTGGTCGGAGGACCGCCAGCGGTGTCGGGCCGCCGGCATTCCCGAGGACATGGTCTACCGCTCCAAGTGGAAGATCGCCCTGGAGCTTTGCGATCGGGCCGCGGCCCACGGCGTGATGTTCGACTGGCTGACGTTCGACGAAGGCTACGGCGGAAAGCCGCTGTTTTTGCAGGGCTTGGACGGTCGAAAGCAACGCTTCGTCGCCGAGGTCCCGACGACGTTCTCGTGTTGGACCGACCGGCCGCGCGTGACGGAGCGACCCTTTCGCCGCGGCGGTCGCGGCCGGCCCCGCAAGGTCCCGCGGTTGGTCGCCGCAGCGAGCGCCCCGCAGAGCGTGCAAGACCTCGCCGAGAACTGGCCCGAGCTGCGCGATCAAGCGTGGACCCGGTACTACGTGAAGGACGGCGAGAAGGGGCCGCTCGTGTGGGAGGCGAAGCACGCCCGCATCGTCATGAAGAACGACGACGGGTTGCCGGGGATCGAACTCCACCTGCTCGTCGCCCGCAACGCATTGAACCACGATGAGGTGAAGTATTTCATCAGCAACGCCCCGTCCGACACGACCATCGAGACGTTGTTGCTGGTTGCGTTCTCGCGGTGGCGCGTCGAACGGTGCTTCCGCGACCAGAAGCAGGAGATCGGACTCGATCAGTGGGAGGGCCGCTGTTACCTCGGTCTCAAACGCCACTTGATCCTGTCGTGCGTCAGCTACTTGTTCCTGGCCCGCTGTCGTGAACGGCTGCGGGGGAAAAAATCCGGAGGTCACGGTCTGCCAAGTCCACGCCGCCGTCGGCGCGCTGCTGCCGAGTTGGCAGCGTAA
- a CDS encoding sulfatase family protein gives MRTSKFDHSPHARCLIVVGVAAWLATLASPYVQAAEQDRPNILWLTIEDTSQREFGCYGNRLAQTPTIDRLAAEGVKFTHASSTAPHCSPARSTIISGCPATTYGTDWHRADWRVPVEQYFFPRLLREAGYYTTNNSKTDYNTARPDKRRGMDAAWDVSGGKATYNSGKRKPGQPFFAVFNQASVHMVRVRSYTLEGRRELEGLPLDEIDVPPFLPDLPEVRSDIALHQEGINEVDQWVKQFLDDLDARGLKEETIVFFFSDHGGVQPREKAFPFITGFRVPMVVWVPEKWRDRVGLPMGQASDRLIGFEDLAPTVLSLAGVEVPNYMQGRDVLGPGAEPKPYQLEFRTNQSQHYAPYRNASDGRFHYIRAYAPHRPEALRQSYQWGVPAFMAWDKAYYADALKDPRHKAIFEPSPTEMLFDLEADPWEMTDIADDPAYSEKLSELRGVVSRHLRDSKDLGLFPFTTREHGDEPLYDWVRRTNFPLETLYTAAEMAGQGDQANEEELVDLLAHEQPAIRFWGAMGLATLAQRGRLETAPPELVEAMNDKNADVVVAAADAITRMDDPMPGLERLVGLLGDTTEEGDAAGSALESLGELARPVADRLKQLPENQSARSTLITLGELPHSAYFTDDQSKHALRVNQLRRNWRSPAP, from the coding sequence ATGCGCACTTCGAAGTTCGATCATTCTCCCCACGCGCGGTGCTTAATCGTCGTCGGTGTTGCCGCGTGGTTGGCTACACTCGCCTCGCCCTACGTTCAAGCCGCCGAGCAAGACCGGCCCAATATCCTGTGGCTCACCATTGAGGACACCAGCCAGCGAGAGTTCGGGTGCTACGGCAACAGGCTGGCCCAGACGCCGACGATCGACCGCCTCGCGGCCGAGGGGGTGAAATTCACCCACGCCTCATCGACCGCCCCGCACTGCTCGCCGGCACGGTCGACGATCATCTCGGGCTGCCCGGCCACCACGTACGGGACCGACTGGCACCGGGCCGACTGGCGAGTGCCGGTAGAGCAGTATTTTTTCCCCAGGCTGCTCCGAGAGGCGGGTTACTACACTACCAATAACAGCAAGACCGACTACAACACCGCTCGACCCGATAAACGCCGGGGGATGGACGCCGCGTGGGACGTCAGCGGCGGCAAAGCCACCTACAACAGCGGCAAGCGCAAGCCGGGGCAGCCGTTCTTTGCCGTGTTCAATCAGGCGTCGGTCCATATGGTCCGTGTCCGCAGCTACACGCTCGAGGGCCGGCGGGAATTGGAGGGTTTACCGCTGGACGAGATCGACGTCCCGCCGTTCTTGCCGGACCTGCCCGAGGTGCGTTCGGACATTGCGTTGCACCAGGAAGGAATCAACGAAGTCGACCAGTGGGTTAAGCAGTTCCTCGACGACCTAGACGCACGCGGGCTGAAGGAGGAGACGATCGTGTTCTTCTTCTCCGACCACGGCGGCGTGCAGCCGAGGGAGAAGGCGTTCCCGTTTATCACGGGCTTCCGCGTACCGATGGTCGTTTGGGTTCCCGAGAAGTGGCGCGACCGCGTTGGCCTGCCGATGGGCCAGGCGAGCGATCGGTTGATTGGTTTCGAGGACCTGGCGCCGACGGTGTTGTCGCTCGCCGGCGTCGAGGTTCCAAACTACATGCAGGGCCGCGATGTGCTGGGGCCCGGCGCCGAGCCCAAGCCGTACCAGCTCGAGTTCCGCACCAACCAGAGCCAGCACTACGCGCCCTACCGCAACGCCAGCGACGGGCGGTTTCACTACATCCGCGCCTACGCGCCTCATCGACCGGAAGCGTTGAGGCAGAGCTACCAGTGGGGCGTCCCCGCCTTCATGGCGTGGGACAAAGCGTACTACGCCGACGCCCTGAAGGACCCACGGCACAAGGCGATCTTTGAGCCCAGCCCGACCGAGATGCTGTTTGACCTTGAGGCCGACCCGTGGGAGATGACAGACATCGCCGACGACCCGGCCTATTCGGAGAAGCTAAGCGAGCTGCGTGGCGTGGTCAGCCGCCACCTCCGCGACAGCAAAGACCTGGGGCTGTTCCCGTTCACCACTCGGGAGCACGGCGACGAACCGCTCTACGATTGGGTCCGCCGCACCAACTTCCCGCTGGAGACGCTGTACACGGCGGCCGAGATGGCTGGCCAGGGCGACCAGGCCAACGAGGAGGAACTTGTTGATTTGCTCGCGCACGAGCAGCCGGCGATTCGGTTCTGGGGGGCTATGGGCTTGGCGACCCTCGCTCAACGCGGCCGCCTGGAGACGGCCCCCCCTGAACTGGTCGAAGCGATGAACGACAAAAACGCCGACGTGGTAGTCGCCGCGGCCGACGCAATCACCCGCATGGACGATCCGATGCCGGGCCTGGAGCGACTCGTCGGGTTGCTCGGCGACACGACCGAGGAGGGTGACGCGGCCGGCAGCGCGCTCGAAAGCCTCGGCGAACTGGCCCGCCCGGTCGCCGATCGACTCAAGCAGCTGCCGGAGAACCAGTCGGCCCGCTCGACGCTGATCACCCTCGGCGAACTGCCGCACTCGGCCTATTTCACCGACGACCAGTCAAAGCACGCCCTCCGAGTAAACCAACTGCGTCGCAACTGGCGTAGCCCGGCGCCGTGA
- a CDS encoding DUF1588 domain-containing protein — translation MTNRSIGTGVSSNAGVSGRCAATYGRRRWPLSRTARLPAGGLACWAACLLAVGATPASDNHQEVVRGFLESNCLYCHEGAAAEAGLDLGTLSFDFDHPAVFEQWIKIHDRVRDGEMPPPSDGVPVAIAPVGWSSRSNPESGPPVNAVHADSLHTLRALAALLVRHDRQRVRLAGRSQVRRLNREEYENKLRAVLDAPWLQVADALPEDGVKDLFCKSGERLDFSHIQLQRLLEASSRAVRLAVDAAAHKPKVRRFYAREEPTLQRFVHYRFGQMAATRSIVPLLGWQSEPEIIRNKRPMSVGSTDQATRELEAMGVFSGAYSATTTYDFTRLKAPTDGRYKIRFKTYTFMAGPNGASGGDDHGLTGGNRAWWRPDRNVTFKGRRSEPVTLYALEPGGESRWLTTFDSHPEPSVFECVVDLRTGEGIRPDAARLVRTRPGWSGNPNATQDGVPGFAMNWLEVEGPLSDSWPPASYQAVFGDSPFETTDEGRVILVGHNQEDDARGLLTRFQGRLTQEEGPGAEPSMQVFRRAIALDQDFTEALIAATSAMLCSPEFLYLESAAGPLDQHAFRERLSYFLWNGPPEADLPPEGLATSEPEVVSSTVDGMLDDPRSDRFINALLDYWLDLRDIDANAPDAALYPDYYLDEMLTESSVLETRMFFRELIARDLPVRRLVEADFAFVNERLAQHYGIPDVEGVGLRRVDLPPDSTRGGLLTQASVLRVTANGTTTSPIVRGAWVSERLLGVEVPGPPSGVDAIEPDIRGAETIRQQLEKHRSTASCNACHAKFDPVGLGLECFDIAGGWRDRYRALGNEGDPVAGYGKNGNRFVFTLAQPVDSSGTLRGGDSFTDVRELKALLTADERRLARNLLHRLIVYATGSPVSFADRAEVESVLDDAAERGFGVRSLIHGLVQSPLFGRK, via the coding sequence ATGACAAATCGGAGTATTGGTACTGGAGTTAGCTCGAACGCGGGGGTGAGCGGCCGATGCGCAGCCACATACGGACGCCGGCGATGGCCTTTGAGTCGCACCGCCCGTCTACCAGCGGGAGGCCTAGCCTGCTGGGCGGCATGCCTTCTGGCCGTCGGCGCCACACCTGCAAGTGACAACCATCAAGAGGTCGTTCGGGGGTTTCTTGAATCGAATTGCCTCTACTGCCATGAAGGCGCCGCAGCGGAGGCAGGGCTAGACCTCGGCACGCTCTCATTTGATTTCGATCACCCTGCCGTCTTCGAGCAATGGATCAAGATCCACGATCGGGTTCGTGACGGGGAGATGCCGCCACCGAGTGATGGCGTTCCCGTTGCGATCGCTCCGGTAGGGTGGAGTTCTCGCTCGAATCCGGAGTCCGGCCCCCCGGTCAATGCCGTTCATGCGGACTCTCTTCACACGCTACGGGCGCTCGCGGCGTTGCTCGTTCGGCACGACCGGCAGCGGGTCCGGCTCGCGGGTCGTTCCCAAGTTCGGCGGCTAAATCGCGAAGAGTATGAAAACAAGTTGCGAGCTGTTCTCGATGCGCCCTGGCTGCAGGTTGCGGACGCGCTCCCCGAAGACGGCGTCAAGGACCTGTTCTGCAAGAGCGGCGAGAGGCTCGATTTTTCCCACATCCAGCTTCAGCGTCTTTTGGAAGCCTCGAGTCGAGCGGTCCGGCTCGCCGTTGACGCGGCCGCGCACAAGCCCAAGGTCAGGCGGTTCTATGCGCGTGAGGAACCGACTCTTCAGCGATTTGTCCACTACCGGTTTGGGCAGATGGCCGCTACCCGATCGATTGTCCCGCTCCTGGGGTGGCAATCGGAGCCTGAGATCATCCGCAACAAGCGGCCGATGTCCGTCGGGTCCACGGATCAGGCTACACGGGAACTCGAGGCCATGGGCGTTTTCAGCGGCGCCTACAGCGCGACTACGACTTACGACTTCACCAGGCTCAAAGCCCCCACCGACGGTCGGTACAAGATCCGTTTCAAGACCTACACCTTTATGGCTGGGCCCAATGGCGCCAGCGGCGGCGACGATCACGGTCTTACCGGCGGCAACCGGGCGTGGTGGCGGCCCGATCGCAACGTCACATTCAAAGGCCGACGCAGCGAGCCCGTAACGCTCTACGCTCTCGAGCCGGGCGGCGAAAGCCGCTGGCTGACAACGTTTGATTCGCACCCCGAGCCGAGTGTCTTTGAGTGCGTGGTTGACCTCCGGACCGGAGAGGGGATCCGGCCCGACGCCGCGCGGCTTGTGCGGACCCGACCCGGCTGGAGCGGCAACCCCAACGCCACCCAAGACGGCGTGCCGGGCTTCGCCATGAATTGGCTGGAGGTCGAAGGTCCCCTGAGCGATTCGTGGCCCCCTGCGAGCTACCAAGCGGTGTTTGGCGACTCTCCGTTCGAAACAACGGATGAAGGTCGGGTAATACTTGTCGGCCACAATCAAGAGGACGACGCCCGCGGGTTGCTCACAAGGTTTCAGGGGCGGCTCACGCAGGAAGAGGGACCCGGTGCGGAGCCGAGCATGCAGGTCTTCCGGCGAGCGATCGCGTTGGACCAAGATTTTACAGAGGCCCTCATTGCGGCGACTTCGGCGATGCTTTGCTCACCCGAATTCTTGTACCTTGAGTCTGCCGCGGGGCCGCTCGATCAGCATGCTTTCCGCGAACGTCTATCCTACTTCCTCTGGAACGGTCCGCCCGAGGCCGATTTGCCGCCCGAAGGCCTTGCGACGAGCGAGCCTGAGGTCGTCTCTTCGACCGTTGATGGTATGCTCGATGATCCGCGTAGCGATCGGTTTATCAACGCGCTGCTTGATTATTGGCTCGACCTCCGGGATATCGACGCCAATGCCCCCGACGCCGCCCTCTACCCCGACTACTACCTGGATGAGATGCTCACGGAGTCCTCTGTCCTAGAGACTCGGATGTTTTTCCGCGAACTGATTGCGCGGGACCTGCCGGTGCGGCGCCTGGTCGAGGCGGATTTCGCGTTCGTCAATGAGAGGTTAGCTCAGCACTACGGGATCCCGGATGTCGAGGGCGTCGGGCTTAGGCGCGTAGACCTGCCCCCGGATTCGACACGGGGGGGGTTGTTGACGCAGGCCAGCGTACTGCGTGTGACGGCCAACGGCACGACAACCTCACCCATCGTCCGCGGCGCCTGGGTGTCGGAGCGGCTGCTCGGCGTGGAAGTACCTGGCCCCCCCTCCGGAGTGGACGCGATCGAACCCGACATCCGTGGAGCAGAAACGATCCGTCAGCAGCTCGAGAAGCATCGCTCAACAGCCTCTTGCAACGCGTGCCACGCCAAGTTCGACCCCGTAGGACTGGGACTGGAATGCTTCGACATAGCCGGCGGCTGGCGAGATCGCTACCGCGCCCTCGGCAATGAAGGAGACCCCGTTGCGGGGTACGGCAAAAACGGAAACCGGTTTGTCTTCACGCTGGCGCAGCCGGTCGACTCCTCTGGAACGCTCCGCGGCGGCGATTCCTTCACCGATGTACGCGAGCTCAAAGCGCTGCTGACGGCGGACGAGCGACGCCTTGCCCGCAATCTTCTGCACCGACTGATCGTTTACGCAACCGGGTCCCCCGTTTCGTTCGCCGACCGCGCCGAGGTCGAGTCGGTTCTTGACGACGCTGCCGAGCGCGGATTCGGCGTCCGTTCGTTGATTCATGGGCTCGTGCAAAGCCCGCTCTTCGGAAGAAAATGA